Proteins from a single region of Sinorhizobium alkalisoli:
- a CDS encoding MmcB family DNA repair protein → MTILSIHGDNPLADGRQSERALKVRRGVQRLLAEMRHAVLPELTLASGRRADLISLSAKGEIWIVEIKTSIEDFRVDRKWPDYRLHCDRLFFATHAEVPLDIFPEECGLILSDGYEAHMLRDAPEHRIAAATRKSVVQGFARAAAQRLMLAEWAAERNGEFGESIGDILAGSRDAES, encoded by the coding sequence ATGACGATTCTATCGATCCATGGCGACAATCCGCTCGCCGACGGGCGCCAGTCGGAGCGGGCATTGAAAGTGCGCCGCGGCGTTCAGCGCCTGCTTGCCGAGATGCGCCATGCCGTGTTGCCGGAACTCACGCTTGCGAGCGGCCGGCGGGCGGACCTCATATCGCTGTCGGCGAAGGGCGAGATCTGGATCGTCGAGATCAAGACTTCGATCGAGGATTTTCGCGTCGACCGCAAATGGCCGGACTACCGGCTGCATTGCGACCGGTTGTTCTTTGCGACTCATGCAGAGGTGCCGCTCGACATCTTTCCGGAGGAATGCGGACTCATCCTTTCCGACGGCTACGAAGCGCATATGTTGCGCGACGCCCCGGAACATCGCATTGCCGCTGCAACGCGAAAATCGGTAGTCCAGGGCTTTGCCCGGGCGGCGGCACAGCGCCTGATGCTGGCCGAATGGGCGGCTGAGAGAAACGGCGAATTCGGCGAGTCGATAGGCGATATCCTCGCCGGCAGCCGTGATGCGGAGTCCTGA
- a CDS encoding ActR/PrrA/RegA family redox response regulator transcription factor: protein MTDKSAAGQSTQSDAELIGPDRTLLIVDDDGPFLRRLARAMEARGFTVEIAESVAEGIAKAKTHPPKHAVIDLRLGDGSGLDVIEAIRGRRDDTRMIMLTGYGNIATAVNAVKLGAVDYLSKPADADDIFAALVQRSGERVEPPENPMSADRVRWEHIQRVYEMCERNVSETARRLNMHRRTLQRILAKRAPK, encoded by the coding sequence ATGACGGATAAATCAGCGGCTGGACAAAGTACGCAGTCGGATGCCGAACTGATCGGGCCCGACAGGACGCTCCTGATCGTCGATGACGACGGACCGTTCCTGCGGCGACTCGCGCGCGCCATGGAGGCGCGCGGCTTCACGGTCGAGATCGCCGAATCGGTTGCCGAAGGCATCGCCAAGGCAAAGACGCATCCGCCGAAACATGCGGTCATCGACCTGAGGCTCGGCGACGGCAGCGGACTCGACGTCATCGAGGCGATCCGGGGACGCCGCGACGACACGCGAATGATCATGCTGACCGGCTACGGCAATATCGCCACGGCGGTGAACGCGGTGAAGCTCGGGGCGGTCGACTATCTCTCGAAGCCCGCCGACGCCGACGACATCTTCGCCGCCCTTGTGCAGCGTTCCGGCGAACGGGTGGAGCCGCCGGAAAATCCGATGTCCGCCGACCGTGTGCGCTGGGAGCACATCCAGCGGGTCTACGAGATGTGCGAACGCAATGTCTCGGAAACCGCGCGACGGCTCAACATGCACCGCCGCACGCTGCAGCGCATCCTGGCGAAGCGGGCGCCAAAGTAA
- a CDS encoding ActS/PrrB/RegB family redox-sensitive histidine kinase: MAAMALDNLNGNRSLRLQTLVRLRWLAVGGQSVAVIVTALWLQFPLPLVSCSALIASLALLNAFLTVRYPPTHRLTAPAAFVLLGLDLAQLTALLFITGGLANPFAPLLCVPVIISSASQPKPHSIVLAGFAVMGITALAFSPFPLPWYPGTVLLMPSVLTVGIWFAIVSMTAFAAFYTYRVSLEASELSEALTATELVLQREKHLSQLDGLAAAAAHELGTPLATISVVAKEMERELGDDPRFGEDVHLLRSQSERCRDILKRLTTLSSESEEHMRLLPLSSLIEEVMAPHREFGIEIKLVEKGDRAGEPVGTRNAGILYGLGNLLENAVDYARKAVTVTVEHTAERVRVTIEDDGDGFAPDILARIGEPYVTRRQKEDSAGGLGLGLFIAKTLLERSGARLRFENGNPGARVSVEWPRALMDTKLAK; the protein is encoded by the coding sequence ATGGCGGCAATGGCACTCGACAATCTCAACGGCAATCGCAGCCTGCGGCTGCAGACGCTCGTGCGGCTGCGGTGGCTCGCGGTTGGCGGTCAATCCGTGGCCGTGATCGTCACGGCGCTCTGGCTGCAATTTCCCCTGCCGCTCGTTTCCTGTTCGGCTCTGATCGCAAGCCTGGCGCTGCTCAATGCGTTTCTGACGGTGCGCTATCCGCCGACGCACCGGCTGACGGCGCCGGCCGCCTTCGTGCTGCTCGGCCTCGACCTGGCGCAACTGACGGCGCTGCTCTTCATCACCGGCGGACTTGCCAATCCCTTCGCCCCGCTTCTTTGCGTGCCGGTGATCATCTCGTCGGCCTCGCAGCCGAAGCCACACAGTATCGTACTGGCGGGCTTTGCGGTCATGGGTATCACGGCCCTTGCCTTTTCCCCCTTCCCACTGCCGTGGTATCCCGGAACCGTTTTGCTGATGCCGAGCGTGCTGACGGTCGGCATCTGGTTCGCGATCGTATCGATGACGGCCTTCGCCGCCTTTTACACCTATCGCGTTTCGCTCGAGGCCAGCGAGCTATCCGAAGCGCTGACGGCCACCGAACTCGTGCTCCAGCGCGAAAAGCACCTGTCGCAGCTCGACGGCCTCGCCGCCGCCGCCGCCCATGAGCTCGGGACGCCGCTCGCGACGATCAGCGTCGTCGCCAAGGAAATGGAACGGGAGCTTGGCGACGACCCGCGTTTCGGCGAGGACGTCCATCTGCTGCGCAGCCAAAGCGAGCGCTGCCGCGATATCCTGAAGCGCCTGACGACGCTCTCGTCCGAAAGCGAGGAGCACATGCGGCTCCTGCCGCTCTCCTCGCTGATCGAGGAGGTGATGGCGCCGCACCGCGAATTCGGGATCGAAATCAAGCTCGTTGAGAAGGGCGACCGTGCCGGCGAACCCGTAGGCACCCGCAATGCAGGCATCCTCTATGGTCTCGGAAACCTTCTGGAAAACGCCGTCGACTACGCTCGCAAGGCCGTGACCGTTACGGTCGAGCACACGGCCGAGCGCGTGAGGGTGACGATCGAGGACGATGGCGATGGTTTCGCACCGGACATCCTGGCACGGATCGGCGAGCCCTACGTCACCCGGCGACAGAAGGAAGACAGCGCCGGCGGGCTCGGGCTCGGGCTTTTCATCGCCAAGACGCTGCTCGAGCGATCCGGCGCCCGGCTGCGCTTCGAGAACGGCAATCCGGGCGCCCGCGTCAGCGTCGAATGGCCGCGCGCATTGATGGATACGAAACTGGCGAAATGA
- the hrpB gene encoding ATP-dependent helicase HrpB, translating to MRPLPPLPVLDILPALAEALDQAGSAVLSAPPGAGKTTLVPLFLLDQPWVKNGKIILLEPRRLAARAAASRMAELLGEKPGETVGYRMRLDNRISAKTRIEVVTEGVFTRMILDDPELSGVSAVLFDEFHERSLDADFGLALALDVQSALRDDLRIIVMSATLDVERVSKLLGNAPVLKSEGRSFPVEIRHETRNLSESVEDTVVRTITTAHRAEAGSILAFLPGQAEIARTAERLSVRFSENTLVVPLFGNLSQKEQDAAIRPALPGTRKIVLATSIAETSITIDGVRIVVDSGLQRLPVFEASTGITRLETVRVSRASADQRAGRAGRTEPGIAIRLWHAGQTAALAAFTPPQILASDLSGLLLDLAHWGVADPSSLSFIDPPPETTLREARSLLVELGALDAQGALTPRGRKVRDLALPVRLAAMAASAAEEGQASEACLIAVMLTEQGLGGNSLDIEERLRRFRSDRGERAEAARRLARRMAADLCGAGTDASRALPGPLLMHAFPDRIALQRGGRGRFVMANGRGAEVSATERLAAAEMLVIADLTGRAGAQRVLAAAEINRGDVEAHMPGAIVREEQSFFDWTSRQVRARRVTRLGAIIFEETPLPRPSGEAAARALADGVRQLGLAAVPFPKDVAQLRHRIGFLHRSLGEPWPDMSDTALLERLDEWFAPYQGEASGIDGIRGGDLAEGLLSLVPYDLQRDLARFAPTHFEAPTGQRHPIRYDGDEPLLSIRVQELFGLKTHPTIGDGRLPLLLELVSPGHRPIQTTRDLPGFWAGSWKDVRADMRGRYPKHPWPEDPANAAPTTRAKPRGT from the coding sequence ATGCGACCGCTTCCGCCCCTTCCGGTTCTCGATATTCTGCCTGCGCTCGCCGAGGCGCTCGATCAGGCAGGTTCGGCCGTGCTCTCGGCGCCTCCCGGCGCCGGCAAGACGACCCTGGTGCCGCTCTTCCTCCTTGACCAGCCCTGGGTGAAGAACGGCAAGATCATCCTGCTCGAGCCCCGCCGCCTTGCGGCGCGGGCCGCGGCGAGCCGCATGGCCGAACTCCTCGGCGAAAAGCCTGGCGAGACCGTCGGCTATCGCATGCGGCTCGACAACCGCATTTCCGCAAAAACGCGGATCGAGGTGGTGACCGAAGGCGTCTTCACCCGCATGATCCTGGACGACCCCGAGCTTTCCGGCGTGTCAGCCGTTCTTTTCGACGAATTCCACGAGCGATCGCTAGACGCCGACTTCGGTCTCGCCCTTGCCCTCGACGTGCAGTCGGCCTTGCGCGACGACCTGAGGATCATCGTCATGTCGGCGACGCTTGACGTGGAGCGCGTTTCGAAACTGCTCGGCAACGCCCCGGTGCTCAAGAGCGAGGGCCGCAGCTTTCCGGTGGAAATCCGCCACGAAACCAGGAACCTGTCCGAAAGCGTCGAGGATACAGTGGTGCGCACGATCACCACGGCGCACCGCGCCGAAGCCGGTTCGATCCTCGCTTTTCTCCCCGGCCAGGCCGAGATTGCCCGCACGGCGGAACGTCTTTCCGTGCGCTTCAGCGAGAACACCCTGGTCGTGCCGCTTTTCGGCAATCTCAGCCAGAAGGAACAGGATGCGGCGATCCGGCCGGCACTGCCGGGCACCCGTAAGATCGTGCTCGCGACATCGATTGCCGAGACCTCGATCACCATCGACGGCGTGCGCATCGTCGTAGACAGCGGCTTGCAGCGGCTGCCCGTATTCGAAGCCTCGACGGGAATCACGCGGCTGGAAACCGTTCGCGTTTCGCGCGCCTCCGCCGACCAGCGCGCCGGACGCGCCGGGCGAACCGAGCCGGGCATCGCGATCCGGCTGTGGCACGCCGGGCAGACGGCAGCGCTCGCAGCCTTCACGCCGCCGCAGATTCTCGCAAGCGACCTTTCCGGCCTGCTGCTCGATCTCGCCCATTGGGGCGTAGCCGATCCTTCGTCGCTTTCCTTCATCGACCCGCCGCCGGAGACGACCTTGCGCGAGGCACGCAGCCTTCTGGTCGAACTCGGCGCGCTCGATGCCCAGGGCGCGCTGACGCCGAGGGGCCGCAAGGTCCGCGACCTCGCCCTGCCCGTGCGGCTCGCCGCCATGGCGGCCTCGGCCGCCGAGGAGGGCCAGGCATCGGAAGCCTGCCTCATCGCCGTGATGCTGACGGAGCAGGGCCTCGGCGGCAACAGTCTCGACATCGAGGAGCGGCTGCGGCGCTTTCGAAGCGATCGCGGCGAAAGGGCCGAGGCCGCGCGCCGACTCGCCAGACGCATGGCTGCGGATCTCTGCGGAGCAGGAACCGATGCTTCGCGTGCCCTGCCGGGGCCGCTGCTGATGCACGCCTTTCCCGATCGCATTGCGCTTCAGCGTGGCGGCCGCGGCCGCTTCGTGATGGCCAATGGGCGGGGCGCAGAAGTGTCGGCAACCGAAAGACTGGCAGCGGCCGAAATGCTGGTTATCGCAGATCTGACGGGACGGGCGGGCGCGCAGCGCGTCCTTGCGGCCGCGGAGATCAACCGGGGGGACGTCGAGGCGCATATGCCCGGAGCAATCGTCCGCGAGGAGCAGAGCTTCTTCGACTGGACGAGCCGGCAGGTGCGGGCCCGCCGGGTGACGCGGCTGGGCGCCATCATCTTCGAGGAGACACCTCTGCCCCGGCCGAGCGGCGAGGCGGCCGCAAGGGCGCTCGCGGATGGCGTAAGGCAATTGGGGCTCGCTGCGGTACCCTTTCCGAAGGACGTGGCGCAGCTGCGCCACCGCATCGGCTTCCTGCATCGCTCGCTCGGCGAGCCTTGGCCCGACATGTCCGATACGGCACTCCTCGAGCGCCTCGACGAGTGGTTTGCGCCCTATCAGGGGGAGGCCAGCGGCATCGACGGCATCCGGGGTGGCGATCTGGCCGAAGGCCTTCTCTCCCTCGTTCCTTACGATCTCCAGCGCGATCTCGCGCGGTTCGCACCGACGCATTTCGAGGCGCCGACGGGACAGCGGCATCCCATCCGCTACGACGGAGACGAGCCGCTCCTGTCGATCCGCGTGCAGGAGCTCTTTGGGCTAAAGACGCATCCGACGATCGGCGACGGGCGGCTGCCGCTGCTTCTCGAGCTGGTCTCACCCGGCCACCGCCCGATCCAGACCACCCGCGACCTGCCGGGCTTCTGGGCCGGCTCCTGGAAGGACGTGCGCGCGGACATGCGTGGGCGCTACCCAAAACACCCCTGGCCGGAAGATCCCGCCAATGCCGCGCCGACGACGCGGGCGAAACCGCGTGGGACGTAG
- a CDS encoding ATP-binding cassette domain-containing protein: MQDIANTIPATRSKSLMLSDVRIRLAGRTLLALSATVMPGEILTVMGPSGSGKSTLLAFAGGFLDPAFVASGQIVIGDEDLTRLAADRRHAGILFQDPLLFPHLSVGGNILFAIPQSIRGRRARRELAEQALDEVGLSGFFDRDPETLSGGEKARVALQRVLTSAPRFLLLDEPFSKLDMALRQQTRDLVFSKARASGLPAVLVTHDRADAEAAGGPVIEIGREVDG; this comes from the coding sequence ATGCAGGACATCGCCAACACAATCCCGGCAACCAGGTCGAAATCGCTGATGCTGTCGGATGTTCGGATCCGGCTCGCAGGGCGGACGCTGCTTGCGCTCTCAGCGACGGTGATGCCGGGCGAGATCCTGACCGTGATGGGCCCCTCCGGGTCGGGCAAATCCACTTTGCTGGCTTTTGCCGGCGGTTTTCTCGATCCGGCATTCGTGGCCAGCGGACAGATCGTTATCGGCGACGAGGATCTGACCAGGCTTGCGGCCGACCGGCGCCATGCAGGCATCCTGTTCCAGGATCCGCTGCTCTTTCCCCACTTGTCGGTCGGCGGCAACATCCTCTTCGCCATCCCGCAATCGATCAGAGGCCGCCGGGCACGACGAGAACTGGCCGAGCAGGCACTGGACGAGGTCGGGCTCTCCGGCTTCTTCGATCGCGATCCGGAAACGCTCTCAGGTGGCGAAAAGGCCCGCGTTGCCCTGCAGCGCGTGCTCACCTCGGCGCCGCGTTTCCTGCTGCTCGACGAGCCCTTCTCGAAACTCGACATGGCCCTTCGCCAGCAAACCCGCGACCTCGTCTTTTCCAAGGCGCGCGCTTCGGGCTTGCCGGCCGTTCTCGTCACCCACGACCGTGCCGACGCGGAGGCCGCCGGCGGACCGGTCATCGAGATCGGACGCGAGGTGGACGGCTGA
- a CDS encoding ABC transporter permease has product MALPTETGARTLFNANRLLVLILGLPVLAGMAGIALPAFGYLPALGESRFTLDHFAELARQPHILRSTLTGLAAGLATTSISVAIVGTFLAGFAGTPAFSRIQHLVSPLLAVPHAAVAFALAFLIAPSGLLPRLVSPELTGFARPPQWLVPNDPLALSMIAGLVAKEIPFLFLVALAALPQLPLRQSRQLTAALGHGHVSGFFVTLWPALYRQIRLAVFAVLVYSVSVVDVAIILGPQLPATLPVRIALWTADHELSARFLASAAALLQLAVVAVAIASWFLIERFGKIALTRVIASGRRIRNDTPLRLASAIAMAASAVLIFLGLAALGLWSIAGLWPFPNSFPTHFTPQTWVRSLPQLGPPLRTTLALAISAASLALLVAIMLLNRNGTAGGGGKAIAYKSLYLPLLLPEISFIFGLQILIVAAGFKPVFPTVLAAHFLFVLPYVLLSLSSPWRALDPRFERIAAGFGKSPLRILITVRLPMLLRACLTAFAVGFSVSVSLYLPTLLIGAGRLTTIATESVALASGGDRRVIGVYALVQALLPFLAFLVASLGPQLLFRNRRAMRT; this is encoded by the coding sequence ATGGCGCTGCCAACTGAGACGGGTGCCCGCACTCTCTTCAACGCGAACCGATTGCTCGTCCTCATTCTCGGACTACCGGTTCTTGCCGGTATGGCGGGAATTGCACTGCCAGCGTTCGGCTATCTTCCTGCGCTCGGGGAATCCCGGTTCACGCTCGACCATTTTGCCGAGCTAGCCAGGCAACCGCATATCCTGCGCTCGACGCTTACGGGGCTTGCCGCCGGCCTGGCGACGACATCGATTTCGGTTGCGATCGTCGGGACCTTCCTGGCCGGCTTCGCCGGCACGCCGGCCTTTTCGCGCATCCAGCACCTGGTTTCGCCACTGCTAGCGGTTCCGCACGCCGCCGTCGCCTTTGCGCTTGCCTTCCTCATCGCGCCCTCGGGCCTTCTGCCCCGGCTGGTCTCGCCAGAGCTGACGGGCTTCGCCCGGCCGCCGCAATGGCTGGTGCCGAACGATCCGCTCGCGCTCTCGATGATCGCGGGGCTTGTCGCGAAGGAAATTCCCTTTCTCTTTCTGGTCGCACTCGCTGCCCTGCCGCAGCTACCGCTTCGCCAGTCGCGGCAACTGACCGCGGCGCTAGGCCATGGTCATGTAAGCGGGTTCTTCGTCACCCTCTGGCCCGCGCTCTACCGGCAGATCCGGCTCGCCGTGTTTGCGGTACTCGTCTATTCCGTTTCGGTGGTAGACGTCGCCATCATTCTCGGGCCGCAACTGCCGGCCACCTTGCCGGTGCGCATCGCCCTCTGGACGGCTGATCACGAGCTGAGCGCGCGCTTTCTCGCTTCGGCTGCCGCCCTGCTGCAGCTTGCCGTCGTTGCGGTCGCGATCGCATCGTGGTTCCTGATCGAGCGGTTCGGCAAGATCGCGCTTACCCGGGTGATCGCATCCGGTCGACGTATTCGAAACGATACCCCTTTGCGGCTGGCGTCGGCGATCGCAATGGCGGCCTCAGCCGTTCTCATCTTTTTGGGGCTTGCAGCTCTCGGCCTCTGGTCGATCGCGGGCCTCTGGCCCTTCCCAAATAGTTTCCCGACGCATTTCACGCCGCAGACCTGGGTGCGCAGCCTGCCGCAACTCGGGCCGCCGCTTCGCACCACGCTCGCGCTTGCGATCTCGGCGGCCTCGCTCGCGCTGCTCGTTGCCATCATGCTTCTCAACCGAAACGGCACCGCAGGAGGGGGCGGCAAGGCAATAGCCTACAAATCGCTCTACCTTCCCTTGCTGCTGCCGGAGATCAGTTTCATCTTCGGCCTGCAAATTCTCATCGTCGCCGCCGGCTTCAAGCCTGTCTTCCCGACGGTGCTTGCGGCGCACTTTCTGTTCGTGCTGCCTTACGTGCTGCTGTCGCTCTCGTCGCCGTGGCGCGCACTCGACCCGCGCTTCGAGCGGATTGCCGCCGGCTTCGGCAAGTCCCCCTTGCGGATCCTGATCACGGTCCGCCTGCCGATGCTCTTGCGGGCCTGCCTCACGGCCTTTGCCGTCGGCTTTTCGGTATCGGTCAGCCTTTATCTGCCGACGCTGCTCATCGGCGCGGGAAGGTTGACGACGATTGCGACCGAGTCGGTCGCGCTGGCCTCCGGCGGCGACCGGCGGGTCATCGGCGTCTATGCGCTTGTCCAGGCGCTTCTGCCCTTCCTCGCATTTCTCGTTGCGTCGCTCGGGCCGCAGTTGCTATTTCGCAACCGGCGCGCCATGAGGACGTGA
- a CDS encoding ABC transporter substrate-binding protein, which translates to MIGWAGKIAAALLLACGIAGGAVAANPGNWDKVVAEAKGQTVYFNAWGGSENINAYIRWAGEEMKARYGVSVVHVKLDDTAKAVATVVAEKSAGKDDGGSVDLIWINGENFAAMKRQNLLFGPDWATRLPNWRYVDFETSPTVLTDFTIPTEGLESPWGGAKLVFFYDSARTAASALPDSAVELLTWAKANPERFSYPQPPDFIGSSFLKQVLIELTVDRGKLQKPVDEESFAADAAPLFAYLDRLKPLLWRHGKAFPQNYPDMKQKLADGELDIIFAFNPAEASSAIANGELPETVRSFVFSGGTLGNTHFLAIPYNATAKAGALLFANFLLSPEAQLRKQDPKVWGDPTVLSLDKLPAGDRSAFEGLDLGVATLKPTELGPALDEPHPSWMTHIEAAWIRRYGAAN; encoded by the coding sequence ATGATCGGATGGGCAGGGAAAATCGCCGCGGCGCTACTCTTGGCCTGCGGAATTGCGGGCGGCGCGGTCGCCGCCAATCCCGGCAATTGGGACAAGGTCGTCGCCGAGGCCAAGGGGCAGACGGTCTATTTCAACGCCTGGGGCGGTTCCGAAAACATCAACGCCTATATCCGTTGGGCGGGCGAGGAGATGAAAGCCCGTTATGGCGTCTCCGTCGTCCATGTGAAGCTCGACGATACGGCGAAGGCAGTGGCGACGGTCGTCGCCGAGAAGTCGGCGGGCAAGGATGACGGCGGCTCGGTCGACCTCATCTGGATCAACGGCGAGAACTTCGCGGCGATGAAGAGGCAGAATCTGCTCTTCGGGCCCGACTGGGCGACGAGACTGCCGAATTGGCGCTACGTCGATTTCGAGACCAGTCCGACGGTGCTGACCGACTTCACCATCCCGACCGAGGGGCTGGAAAGCCCTTGGGGCGGCGCCAAGCTCGTGTTCTTCTACGATTCGGCCCGCACGGCGGCAAGCGCGCTGCCCGACTCAGCTGTGGAACTGCTCACATGGGCCAAGGCCAATCCCGAGCGCTTTTCCTATCCGCAGCCGCCGGACTTCATCGGCTCGTCTTTTCTGAAACAGGTGCTGATCGAATTGACCGTCGACAGGGGCAAGCTGCAGAAACCGGTCGATGAAGAGAGCTTCGCCGCGGATGCCGCCCCCCTCTTCGCCTATCTCGATCGGCTGAAGCCGCTTTTGTGGCGGCACGGCAAGGCCTTTCCGCAGAATTATCCGGACATGAAGCAGAAGCTTGCCGATGGCGAACTCGACATCATCTTCGCCTTCAACCCGGCGGAAGCCTCGTCGGCGATCGCCAATGGCGAGCTGCCGGAGACGGTGCGATCTTTCGTCTTTTCCGGCGGTACGCTCGGCAATACGCATTTCCTCGCTATTCCCTACAATGCAACGGCGAAGGCGGGCGCATTGCTTTTCGCGAATTTTCTGCTCTCGCCGGAGGCGCAATTGCGCAAGCAGGATCCGAAAGTCTGGGGCGATCCGACGGTTCTTTCGCTGGATAAACTTCCGGCAGGAGACCGATCGGCCTTCGAAGGCCTCGATCTGGGCGTGGCAACGCTCAAGCCCACTGAGCTCGGACCCGCGCTCGACGAACCGCATCCGAGCTGGATGACGCACATCGAGGCCGCATGGATCCGGCGTTATGGCGCTGCCAACTGA
- a CDS encoding ornithine cyclodeaminase family protein, with translation MLVLDAVQTRAALPWDGLVKALGDMFAKGCVMPVRHHHEVEVPGEADATLLLMPAWQPGAYVGVKMVSVFPGNQTRGLPAIHGSYLLSSGKTGELLAIVDGGELTARRTAAASALAARYLAREDASRLLVVGTGRLSTNLIEAHTSVRPIRHVTIWGRDPKKADATAKELELQGVEVAVASDLEAAAREADIVSCATLSTEPLIRGGWLKPGAHLDLVGAFKPSMRESDDEAISRASIFVDTREGALGEGGDIVQPLRAGVITEDAIRADLFELARGSHRGRTASGEITLFKSVGAALEDLAGAVLAFEASRA, from the coding sequence ATGCTGGTACTCGATGCTGTTCAGACGCGCGCGGCGCTGCCCTGGGATGGCCTCGTCAAGGCGCTCGGCGACATGTTTGCAAAAGGCTGCGTCATGCCTGTGCGCCACCATCACGAGGTGGAGGTGCCCGGCGAGGCGGATGCGACGCTGCTCCTGATGCCGGCCTGGCAGCCGGGCGCCTATGTCGGCGTGAAAATGGTGTCGGTATTTCCGGGAAACCAGACGCGCGGACTGCCGGCGATCCACGGCAGCTATCTGCTGTCTTCCGGCAAGACCGGGGAATTGCTGGCGATCGTCGACGGCGGAGAGCTCACCGCCCGCCGCACCGCCGCGGCGTCCGCGCTCGCGGCCCGGTATCTCGCACGCGAGGATGCAAGCCGGCTATTGGTGGTCGGCACCGGACGGCTCTCCACAAACCTCATCGAGGCCCACACCTCCGTGCGCCCGATCCGCCACGTGACCATCTGGGGGCGCGACCCGAAGAAGGCCGACGCGACGGCGAAAGAGCTCGAACTCCAAGGCGTCGAGGTCGCGGTTGCGAGCGATCTCGAAGCGGCCGCACGCGAGGCGGACATCGTCTCCTGCGCAACGCTTTCCACCGAGCCGCTGATCCGCGGCGGCTGGCTGAAACCGGGCGCTCATCTCGACCTCGTCGGCGCTTTCAAGCCCAGCATGCGGGAGTCGGATGATGAGGCCATCAGTCGCGCCAGCATCTTCGTCGACACGCGCGAAGGCGCTCTCGGCGAAGGCGGCGACATCGTCCAGCCGCTGCGCGCCGGCGTGATCACGGAAGATGCTATCCGCGCCGATCTCTTCGAGCTTGCGCGGGGCTCGCATCGCGGGCGCACCGCGTCCGGCGAGATCACCCTCTTCAAGTCGGTCGGCGCGGCCCTCGAGGATCTCGCCGGCGCCGTGCTCGCCTTCGAGGCGAGCCGGGCCTAG
- a CDS encoding DUF4212 domain-containing protein, producing MADTSSSNAYWAANIRIIYICLAIWAIVSYGFGILLRPALSSIAVGGTDLGFWFAQQGSIVVFIALIFFYSAYMNKLDRQFGVDEQ from the coding sequence GTGGCGGACACATCTTCGTCCAATGCCTACTGGGCAGCCAATATTCGCATAATCTACATTTGCCTGGCGATCTGGGCGATCGTTTCCTATGGATTCGGCATCCTGTTGCGCCCGGCGCTTTCGAGCATTGCCGTAGGCGGAACCGATCTCGGCTTCTGGTTTGCGCAGCAAGGTTCGATCGTCGTCTTCATCGCGCTGATCTTTTTCTACTCGGCGTATATGAACAAGCTCGACCGCCAATTCGGCGTCGACGAGCAATAG